A genomic window from Stigmatopora argus isolate UIUO_Sarg chromosome 13, RoL_Sarg_1.0, whole genome shotgun sequence includes:
- the cdc16 gene encoding cell division cycle protein 16 homolog, producing the protein MNLDRLRKRVRQYIDQQQYQSALFWADKIASLSHEDPQDIYWLAQCLYLTSQYHRASHALRSRKLDKLYGACQYLAARCHYAAKEFQQALDILSEEAGCKKLLERSVKEEAGAPEANKDWDMSAASIKSSICLLRGKIYDAMDNRPLATASYAKALEHDVYCFEAFELLTSHHMLTAQEEKEFLGLLPLSQQCTEEEEELLHFLFENKLKKYNKPSDLVVPDMVNDLQDNLDVVVSLAERHYYNCDFKMCYKLTSTVMVKDPFHANCLPVHIGTLVELGKSNELFYLSHKLVDLYPNNPVSWFAVGCYYLMVGHKNENARRYLSKATTLERTYGPAWIAYGHSFAMESEHDQAMAAYFTAAQLMKGCHLPMLYIGLEYGLTNNSKLAERFFSQALSIAPEDPFVIHEVAVVAFQNGDWKMAERYFLDAMEKIKAIGNEVTVDKWEPLLNNLGHVCRKLKKYEQALEYHRQALVLIPQHASTYAAIGYVHSLMGDFESAIDYFHTALGLKRDDTFSVTMLGHCIDMYIGETDAYEGTDIGDKARGSSNTQTLMKALDVTDSSQSRASPRPEDASPMTVETPLSSQDKMVLDMPLRLSLTLECDMYESDVMLDTLSDTST; encoded by the exons atgaatctTGACCGACTTCGTAAGCGGGTGCGGCAGTACATCGATCAG CAACAGTACCAAAGCGCGCTGTTTTGGGCTGACAAGATCGCATCTCTTTCCCATG AAGATCCACAGGACATCTACTGGCTTGCTCAGTGCCTTTACTTGACGTCGCAGTATCACAGAGCCTCGCACGCACTCCGTTCTAGGAAACTTGATAAG cTGTATGGAGCTTGTCAATATCTTGCTGCGAGATGCCAT TATGCAGCAAAAGAGTTCCAGCAGGCCTTGGATATCTTATCGGAGGAGGCAGGTTGTAAGAAGCTGCTGGAAAGAAGCGTGAAGGAGGAGGCCGGAGCACCTGAGGCCAACAAGGATTGGGACATGTCGGCTGCTTCT ATCAAAAGCTCCATTTGTCTCCTGCGCGGCAAGATCTACGACGCCATGGACAACCGCCCTTTGGCCACCGCCAGCTATGCAAAGGCCTTGGAACATGACGTCTACTGCTTTGAAGCCTTTGAGCTTCTTACGTCGCACCACATGTTAACCGCCCAAGAAG AGAAAGAATTCCTGGGCTTACTGCCGCTGAGCCAGCAATGcacagaggaagaagaggagctACTTCATTTCCTATTTGAGAATAAGTTAAAGAAG TACAATAAGCCCAGTGACCTGGTGGTGCCCGATATGGTCAACGACCTGCAAGACAACTTGGACGTGGTGGTGTCCCTGGCCGAGAGGCATTATTACAACTGTGATTTCAAGATGTGTTACAAGCTCACATCCAC ggTGATGGTTAAAGACCCCTTCCATGCTAACTGCTTACCGGTGCATATTGGAACTCTTGTAGAATTGGGAAAATCAAATG AGTTGTTTTATCTATCACACAAACTTGTGGACTTGTATCCCAACAACCCA GTATCCTGGTTCGCCGTGGGCTGCTACTACCTCATGGTCggccataaaaatgaaaacgcCCGTCGCTATCTCAG CAAAGCCACCACTTTGGAGAGAACGTATGGTCCTGCTTGGATCGCTTACGGTCATTCCTTTGCCATGGAGAGCGAGCATGATCAAGCCATGGCTGCTTACTTCACGGCCGCACAGTTGATGAAAGG GTGCCATTTGCCAATGCTGTACATTGGCCTGGAGTACGGCCTGACGAACAACTCGAAGCTGGCCGAGCGTTTTTTCAGCCAAGCGCTCAGCATCGCTCCAGAGGACCCCTTTGTCATTCACGAGGTGGCCGTGGTTGCCTTTCAGAATGGAGA ctggAAGATGGCCGAGAGGTATTTTCTTGACGCCATGGAGAAGATAAAAGCTATTGGGAATGAG GTGACCGTAGACAAGTGGGAGCCTTTGTTAAACAACCTGGGTCACGTGTGTCGCAAACTCAA AAAATACGAGCAAGCTTTGGAGTACCATCGCCAGGCACTGGTGCTCATTCCCCAGCACGCCTCCACCTACGCTGCAATTGGATACGTGCACAGCCTCATGGGGGACTTTGAGAGCGCCATCGACTACTTCCACACG GCACTTGGACTGAAGCGAGACGACACGTTTTCTGTGACCATGCTTGGCCACTGCATCGATATGTACATTGGTGAAACGGACGCTTACGAAG GCACCGACATCGGCGACAAGGCGCGAGGCAGCTCCAACACGCAGACGCTGATGAAGGCGCTGGACGTCACCGATTCCTCCCAGTCGCGCGCCTCGCCACGACCGGAGGACGCCAGCCCCATGACTGTGGAGACGCCGCTGTCCAGCCAGGACAAGATGGTGCTGGACATGCCCTTGCGACTGTCCCTGACGCTGGAGTGCGACATGTACGAAAGCGACGTCATGTTGGACACCCTTTCGGACACCAGCACGTGA
- the upf3a gene encoding regulator of nonsense transcripts 3A isoform X1: protein MRSEKEQMTANKDKFLVEIQFRDNSGDQDNIPKQKEEKKELFTKVVIRRLPPQLTKEQLEEQLSPLPSYDYFEFFPSDPSLYPHLFSRAYINFKNQDDILLFRDRFDGYVFIDGKGQEFPAVVEFAPFQKVSKKKLKKKDAKAGSIEEDPEYKRFLENYSCDEEKSMANPETLLGEIEAKTKELIAKRTTPLLEYIRNKKMEKQRIREEKRDERRRREFEKKRQREEEKRKRREDERRKRKEAEKQKKLSDKDVKIKLLKKSDRDDDIDSDRVKDKSEVGDAERGKWEKSCGQIKSKENRGQPESDKEQRQPRRQRDKEHRGKDDDRKRQRHHYDFDKFPRRKDETKWGKGYCQDRAKKEGHHHAYVFCPDSGDKQMKGERDELANRKERLRNKVSQKDRPAMQLYQPGTRNRKGGNSAGKGYDCMQAGQSPENEAGSCFEPVAMATASDKTYDDNNDEHL, encoded by the exons ATGAGGTCTGAAAAGGAGCAAATGACGGCCAACAAAGATAAGTTCCTCGTCGAGATACAGTTCCGGGACAACTCCGGGGACCAGGACAACATTCCTAAACAGAAAGAGGAGAAGAAAGAGCTTTTTACAAAG GTGGTGATCCGAAGGCTCCCACCTCAGCTTACCAAGGAACAATTAGAAGAACAACTCAGCCCGCTTCCTTCCTACGATTACTTTGAGTTCTTCCCTTCTGATCCCAG TCTGTACCCGCATCTCTTCTCCAGAGCCTACATCAACTTTAAAAACCAGGATGATATCCTTCTCTTCAGAGACAGATTTGACGGCTACGTCTTCATTGACGGCAAAG gtcaaGAGTTTCCTGCTGTGGTAGAGTTTGCCCCTTTCCAGAAAGTCTCCAAGAAGAAGCTCAAAAAGAAAGATGCCAAGGCCGGGAGCATCGAGGAAG ACCCGGAATATAAACGCTTCTTGGAGAACTACTCCTGTGATGAGGAGAAGTCGATGGCCAATCCTGAGACTCTTCTGGGGGAAATTGAGGCTAAAACAAAAGAGCTGATTG CCAAAAGGACAACGCCCCTGTTGGAGTACATCAGAAACAAGAAAATGGAGAAGCAG AGAATCCGAGAGGAGAAGCGAGATGAGAGGCGACGACGAGAGTTTGAGAAGAAGCGACAACGGGAGGAAGAGAAACGCAAGCGCCGCGAGGACGAGCGGCGCAAACGGAAAGAAGCCGAGAAGCAGAAGAAACTCTCCGACAAAGACGTTAAAATTAAG CTGCTGAAGAAGAGCGACAGGGACGACGACATCGATTCGGACCGCGTCAAGGACAAGAGTGAAGTCGGGGACGCGGAAAGAGGGAAATGGGAAAAATCTTGTGGACAGATCAAGTCAAAGGAAAA TAGAGGTCAGCCCGAGAGCGACAAAGAGCAGCGGCAACCTCGCCGGCAACGAGACAAGGAGCATCGCGGCAAAGACGACGACAGGAAGCGTCAGAGGCACCACTACGACTTTGATAAGTTTCCGCGGCGCAAAGACGAGACCAAGTGGGGTAAGGGTTACTGCCAGGACCGCGCCAAGAAGGAGGGCCATCACCACGCCTACGTCTTCTGCCCCGACAGCGGAGACAAGCAGATGAAGGGCGAGCGGGACGAGCTGGCTAACAGGAAGGAGCGCCTTCGAAACAAGGTGAGCCAGAAG GACCGCCCAGCCATGCAGCTGTACCAACCCGGAACACGCAATCGCAAAGGCGGCAACTCGGCCGGCAAAGGTTACGATTGCATGCAAGCCGGTCAATCGCCGGAGAACGAGGCGGGGTCTTGCTTTGAGCCGGTCGCCATGGCGACGGCGTCGGACAAAACCTATGACGATAACAACGACGAGCACTTGTAA
- the upf3a gene encoding regulator of nonsense transcripts 3A isoform X3, which produces MRSEKEQMTANKDKFLVEIQFRDNSGDQDNIPKQKEEKKELFTKVVIRRLPPQLTKEQLEEQLSPLPSYDYFEFFPSDPSLYPHLFSRAYINFKNQDDILLFRDRFDGYVFIDGKGQEFPAVVEFAPFQKVSKKKLKKKDAKAGSIEEDPEYKRFLENYSCDEEKSMANPETLLGEIEAKTKELIAKRTTPLLEYIRNKKMEKQRIREEKRDERRRREFEKKRQREEEKRKRREDERRKRKEAEKQKKLSDKDVKIKLLKKSDRDDDIDSDRVKDKSEVGDAERGKWEKSCGQIKSKENRGQPESDKEQRQPRRQRDKEHRGKDDDRKRQRHHYDFDKFPRRKDETKWGKGYCQDRAKKEGHHHAYVFCPDSGDKQMKGERDELANRKERLRNKDRPAMQLYQPGTRNRKGGNSAGKGYDCMQAGQSPENEAGSCFEPVAMATASDKTYDDNNDEHL; this is translated from the exons ATGAGGTCTGAAAAGGAGCAAATGACGGCCAACAAAGATAAGTTCCTCGTCGAGATACAGTTCCGGGACAACTCCGGGGACCAGGACAACATTCCTAAACAGAAAGAGGAGAAGAAAGAGCTTTTTACAAAG GTGGTGATCCGAAGGCTCCCACCTCAGCTTACCAAGGAACAATTAGAAGAACAACTCAGCCCGCTTCCTTCCTACGATTACTTTGAGTTCTTCCCTTCTGATCCCAG TCTGTACCCGCATCTCTTCTCCAGAGCCTACATCAACTTTAAAAACCAGGATGATATCCTTCTCTTCAGAGACAGATTTGACGGCTACGTCTTCATTGACGGCAAAG gtcaaGAGTTTCCTGCTGTGGTAGAGTTTGCCCCTTTCCAGAAAGTCTCCAAGAAGAAGCTCAAAAAGAAAGATGCCAAGGCCGGGAGCATCGAGGAAG ACCCGGAATATAAACGCTTCTTGGAGAACTACTCCTGTGATGAGGAGAAGTCGATGGCCAATCCTGAGACTCTTCTGGGGGAAATTGAGGCTAAAACAAAAGAGCTGATTG CCAAAAGGACAACGCCCCTGTTGGAGTACATCAGAAACAAGAAAATGGAGAAGCAG AGAATCCGAGAGGAGAAGCGAGATGAGAGGCGACGACGAGAGTTTGAGAAGAAGCGACAACGGGAGGAAGAGAAACGCAAGCGCCGCGAGGACGAGCGGCGCAAACGGAAAGAAGCCGAGAAGCAGAAGAAACTCTCCGACAAAGACGTTAAAATTAAG CTGCTGAAGAAGAGCGACAGGGACGACGACATCGATTCGGACCGCGTCAAGGACAAGAGTGAAGTCGGGGACGCGGAAAGAGGGAAATGGGAAAAATCTTGTGGACAGATCAAGTCAAAGGAAAA TAGAGGTCAGCCCGAGAGCGACAAAGAGCAGCGGCAACCTCGCCGGCAACGAGACAAGGAGCATCGCGGCAAAGACGACGACAGGAAGCGTCAGAGGCACCACTACGACTTTGATAAGTTTCCGCGGCGCAAAGACGAGACCAAGTGGGGTAAGGGTTACTGCCAGGACCGCGCCAAGAAGGAGGGCCATCACCACGCCTACGTCTTCTGCCCCGACAGCGGAGACAAGCAGATGAAGGGCGAGCGGGACGAGCTGGCTAACAGGAAGGAGCGCCTTCGAAACAAG GACCGCCCAGCCATGCAGCTGTACCAACCCGGAACACGCAATCGCAAAGGCGGCAACTCGGCCGGCAAAGGTTACGATTGCATGCAAGCCGGTCAATCGCCGGAGAACGAGGCGGGGTCTTGCTTTGAGCCGGTCGCCATGGCGACGGCGTCGGACAAAACCTATGACGATAACAACGACGAGCACTTGTAA
- the upf3a gene encoding regulator of nonsense transcripts 3A isoform X2 — protein sequence MRSEKEQMTANKDKFLVEIQFRDNSGDQDNIPKQKEEKKELFTKVVIRRLPPQLTKEQLEEQLSPLPSYDYFEFFPSDPSLYPHLFSRAYINFKNQDDILLFRDRFDGYVFIDGKGQEFPAVVEFAPFQKVSKKKLKKKDAKAGSIEEDPEYKRFLENYSCDEEKSMANPETLLGEIEAKTKELIAKRTTPLLEYIRNKKMEKQRIREEKRDERRRREFEKKRQREEEKRKRREDERRKRKEAEKQKKLSDKDVKIKLLKKSDRDDDIDSDRVKDKSEVGDAERGKWEKSCGQIKSKEKGQPESDKEQRQPRRQRDKEHRGKDDDRKRQRHHYDFDKFPRRKDETKWGKGYCQDRAKKEGHHHAYVFCPDSGDKQMKGERDELANRKERLRNKVSQKDRPAMQLYQPGTRNRKGGNSAGKGYDCMQAGQSPENEAGSCFEPVAMATASDKTYDDNNDEHL from the exons ATGAGGTCTGAAAAGGAGCAAATGACGGCCAACAAAGATAAGTTCCTCGTCGAGATACAGTTCCGGGACAACTCCGGGGACCAGGACAACATTCCTAAACAGAAAGAGGAGAAGAAAGAGCTTTTTACAAAG GTGGTGATCCGAAGGCTCCCACCTCAGCTTACCAAGGAACAATTAGAAGAACAACTCAGCCCGCTTCCTTCCTACGATTACTTTGAGTTCTTCCCTTCTGATCCCAG TCTGTACCCGCATCTCTTCTCCAGAGCCTACATCAACTTTAAAAACCAGGATGATATCCTTCTCTTCAGAGACAGATTTGACGGCTACGTCTTCATTGACGGCAAAG gtcaaGAGTTTCCTGCTGTGGTAGAGTTTGCCCCTTTCCAGAAAGTCTCCAAGAAGAAGCTCAAAAAGAAAGATGCCAAGGCCGGGAGCATCGAGGAAG ACCCGGAATATAAACGCTTCTTGGAGAACTACTCCTGTGATGAGGAGAAGTCGATGGCCAATCCTGAGACTCTTCTGGGGGAAATTGAGGCTAAAACAAAAGAGCTGATTG CCAAAAGGACAACGCCCCTGTTGGAGTACATCAGAAACAAGAAAATGGAGAAGCAG AGAATCCGAGAGGAGAAGCGAGATGAGAGGCGACGACGAGAGTTTGAGAAGAAGCGACAACGGGAGGAAGAGAAACGCAAGCGCCGCGAGGACGAGCGGCGCAAACGGAAAGAAGCCGAGAAGCAGAAGAAACTCTCCGACAAAGACGTTAAAATTAAG CTGCTGAAGAAGAGCGACAGGGACGACGACATCGATTCGGACCGCGTCAAGGACAAGAGTGAAGTCGGGGACGCGGAAAGAGGGAAATGGGAAAAATCTTGTGGACAGATCAAGTCAAAGGAAAA AGGTCAGCCCGAGAGCGACAAAGAGCAGCGGCAACCTCGCCGGCAACGAGACAAGGAGCATCGCGGCAAAGACGACGACAGGAAGCGTCAGAGGCACCACTACGACTTTGATAAGTTTCCGCGGCGCAAAGACGAGACCAAGTGGGGTAAGGGTTACTGCCAGGACCGCGCCAAGAAGGAGGGCCATCACCACGCCTACGTCTTCTGCCCCGACAGCGGAGACAAGCAGATGAAGGGCGAGCGGGACGAGCTGGCTAACAGGAAGGAGCGCCTTCGAAACAAGGTGAGCCAGAAG GACCGCCCAGCCATGCAGCTGTACCAACCCGGAACACGCAATCGCAAAGGCGGCAACTCGGCCGGCAAAGGTTACGATTGCATGCAAGCCGGTCAATCGCCGGAGAACGAGGCGGGGTCTTGCTTTGAGCCGGTCGCCATGGCGACGGCGTCGGACAAAACCTATGACGATAACAACGACGAGCACTTGTAA
- the asmtl gene encoding putative bifunctional dTTP/UTP pyrophosphatase/methyltransferase protein, with product MVLNPVISKLAGKLVVLASASPRRLEILRNAGLRFEVVPSWFKETLDKGLFKAPQQYAVETAKQKALEVARRMPCNHLKTPDIVIGADTIVSVNGTILEKPQDKQDAYRMLSSLSGKEHSVFTGVAIVLCNETTGVEDFQIVDFYEETKVKFADLSEDMLWEYIDSGEPMDKAGGYGIQALGGMLVEYVHGDFLNVVGFPLNHFCKQMDQIYNRQRDANGPTPLQVTLHGHCEETRPEAAGQESDDGEEARDDLQKIIQLMDGFKASKALFTASKLGLFDLLQRKPALVADQVAVELNTSLKGTERLLEACLSLKLLKTTNCKTPAYENTILSERFLLSDAPSSLLDYLAHCDQSTWPLFNHLERAVQEGVQQHHRAFGDKSTDLVQDTVSSSQDGKLRFMKAMHSFAQVTARTVATAFDLSAFKSACDLGGCTGAMAWEFSRVYPGMTLTVLDLAAVVEMSPRFIPAGDQDRLMFVQGDFFKDPLPKADLYILSRILHDWPDDKVHFLLSRIADVCTPGCGLLLSEIFLDEGRRGPSRGILQALSMSEGRQRSAHEYVLLLESHAFVTSGIKRTGNLLDAMLCVKV from the exons ATGGTGCTGAACCCTGTCATCTCCAAATTGGCCGGCAAACTGGTCGTCCTGGCGAGTGCGTCTCCACGACGACTGGAGATCCTTCGCAATGCC GGTCTGCGCTTCGAGGTGGTCCCGTCCTGGTTCAAAGAAACCCTGGACAAGGGACTTTTTAAAGCGCCTCAACAGTACGCCGTGGAGACGGCCAAGCAGAAGGCCCTGGAGGTGGCCAGGAGGATGCCCTGT aaTCACTTAAAAACTCCCGACATAGTGATCGGAGCGGACACCATTGTG AGTGTAAATGGCACGATTCTGGAGAAGCCACAAGACAAGCAAGATGCATACAGAATGCTCTCAAG TTTGAGCGGGAAAGAACACAGCGTCTTCACGGGCGTCGCCATTGTCCTTTGCAATGAAACAACAG GCGTCGAAGATTTCCAGATTGTGGACTTCTACGAAGAAACTAAGGTGAAGTTCGCCGACCTCTCGGAAGACATGCTGTGGGAATACATTGACAGCGGTGAACCAAT GGATAAAGCGGGCGGCTATGGCATACAGGCGCTGGGCGGAATGCTGGTGGAGTACGTGCATGGAGACTTCCTCAACGTGGTGGGTTTCCCCCTAAACCACTTCTGCAAACAGATGGACCAAATATACAACCGACAAAGGGACGCGAATGGACCTACCCCTTTGCAG GTCACCTTGCACGGACACTGCGAGGAAACCCGACCGGAGGCCGCTGGCCAGGAATCTGATGACGGTGAGGAGGCCAGAGACGACCTGCAGAAAATCATCCAACTGATGGACGGATTCAAAGCATCTAAA GCTCTGTTTACCGCGTCCAAGTTGGGCCTGTTTGACTTGCTGCAGCGCAAGCCGGCATTGGTCGCGGATCAGGTGGCCGTGGAGCTAAACACCTCCCTCAAAGGAACGGAGCGTCTGCTGGAGGCGTGCCTGTCACTCAAATTGTTGAAAACAACAA ACTGTAAGACGCCCGCGTACGAGAACACTATACTATCGGAACGCTTCCTGCTGTCTGATGCGCCGTCTTCCTTGCTGGACTACTTGGCACACTGCGACCAATCCACGTGGCCGCTCTTCAACCACCTGGAGCGCGCCGTGCAGGAGGGCGTCCAACAACACCACAGGGCCTTTGGTGACAAGTCCACTGACTTAGTCCag GACACTGTCTCCAGCAGCCAGGACGGCAAACTGAGGTTCATGAAAGCCATGCACAGTTTCGCTCAAGTGACCGCGAGAACAGTGGCCACAGCCTTTGACTTGTCCGCCTTCAAGAGCGCCTGTGACCTCGGAG GCTGCACAGGCGCAATGGCCTGGGAATTTTCCAGAGTGTACCCGGGGATGACTTTAACAGTGCTGGACTTAGCAGCCGTGGTTGAAATGAGTCCGCGTTTCATTCCAGCCGGCGATCAAGACCGGCTGATGTTTGTCCAAG GAGACTTCTTCAAAGATCCCCTGCCGAAAGCAGACCTCTACATCCTCTCTAGAATTCTTCACGACTGGCCCGATGACAAAGTGCACTTCCTGCTCAGCAGAATTGCAGATGTGTGCACACCAG GTTGCGGGCTCCTGCTGAGTGAGATCTTCCTGGACGAGGGTAGAAGAGGGCCCAGTCGCGGCATTCTGCAGGCCCTCAGCATGAGCGAAGGCAGGCAGAGGAGCGCCCACGAATACGTTCTGCTTTTGGAGAGCCACGCCTTTGTCACCTCCGGTATCAAACGGACGGGAAACCTGCTGGATGCCATGCTCTGCGTCAAAGTCTGA
- the cfap97d2 gene encoding sperm axonemal maintenance protein CFAP97D1 gives MLSHLAYQPIVPCGNKYLQQKWDKISYNFHRNKVKSMQPTLDTKAPKKYDHLSPQRPKSKDMWTRTIERENILLLERLSHIMLTSGRVDNRNSYERKSLNVEKRQRELRQINMENQSLSTRLSQSKPHYDVKKLHGDWLQARKLVDAIARYPSRSQQGEEKPGKKLTRKKTTSSDTTVAVHITVNNTSKSTGNVGQIASATTRSTVQDDSEEESSNEKTEESSSP, from the exons ATGTTATCTCACCTGGCCTATCAACCAATTGTGCCCTGTGGGAACAAGTACCTCCAGCAGAAATGGGACAAAATTTCCTATAATTTTCACCGAAATAAG GTAAAGTCCATGCAACCAACACTGGACACAAAAGCCCCCAAGAAATATGATCACCTCTCTCCACAGAGACCAAAG AGCAAAGATATGTGGACGAGGACGATTGAGAGAGAGAACATCTTACTTCTGGAAAGATTATCCCACATCATGTTGACCAGCGGACGAGTGGACAACAGGAATAGTTACGAGAGGAAAAG TCTCAACGTGGAGAAACGCCAGCGGGAATTGAGGCAAATCAACATGGAGAACCAGAGTTTGTCGACACGCTTGAGCCAGTCTAAGCCTCATTATGACGTGAAGAAATTGCACGGCGATTGGCTCCAAGCTCGCAAATTGGTGGACGCCATCGCGCGTTACCCGAGCAGAAGTCAGCAG GGTGAAGAAAAGCCCGGCAAAAAATtgacaaggaaaaaaacaaccagcAGTGATACTACAGTTGCAGTCCACATCACGGTCAACAATACGTCCAAGAGCACAGGGAATGTTGGCCAAATTGCAAGCGCAACAACAAGAAGCACAGTGCAAGATGACAGTGAAGAAGAGTCTAGCAATGAAAAAACAGAAGAATCCAGCTCACCATAA